One window from the genome of Yarrowia lipolytica chromosome 1B, complete sequence encodes:
- a CDS encoding uncharacterized protein (Compare to YALI0B15862g, similar to Saccharomyces cerevisiae VPS72 (YDR485C); ancestral locus Anc_3.100, weakly similar to uniprot|O93994 Candida albicans Conserved hypothetical protein), whose product MPLEESIIATRQRRANAGNRLKALLDAQEPLDDDDEHNIFMEFEDDQEFELGADEPEMPGYDEEEEDEEEDTMSPAPKRRKTSETTEMEEDGDSDDNPESEAQGSDFFSESDSESENDSEPEDAGEKELQKREKEEKTRKRLAARKAYEIPTMEKLARPRVTAQAAARARAAKEARKPVKRKSTTVEELINSDRRVSRRSTAVKNTKEVLERLKEQEEKRAAYVPREKKVVKKLTQAERLAEAKITEQQNIDSLNNFFRQEDLRKQRQREAMLAKRIPLKSFIRFLSSSKLVDPIPLPGIEEVEVAKIKKEVVKATPKVNTEGEKVEAAVTEGANNAAVPTTGTPIAETQTEVKDSVETTAESTDPTAVPAAEPTTVEPTSENETIAKNDASEDVVMVDAPKADANGSTKSKMADEPDSSAATATESPAVKKEEETAASATATPDAAASEEPEANEDSDSDGETPAPKPATVPKKAKITVEGPQEKVGTTVVQLLEFAQDRNLSRPEVKRYLLGPQAVVPTGRDYSINNCVVTGKPARFRDSKSKGLYYASLEAFKVIETVREGGYNWNWGLGGVFTEHDGGKCAKNVPDGFYIKKEEPKDVEVSAKKDDEGNKDGNDGDKEDGQKNGETEVKNNEEDNNMIVDHKKKDLEGDDIKTEDPELSTSSPSEAPSGVIA is encoded by the coding sequence ATGCCTCTTGAAGAAAGCATCATTGCCACACGTCAGCGTCGAGCAAATGCTGGAAACCGTCTTAAGGCGTTGCTGGATGCCCAGGAGCCACttgacgacgatgatgaaCACAACATTTTCATGGAGTTTGAGGATGATCAGGAATTCGAGCTGGGGGCCGATGAGCCTGAGATGCCCGGTtacgacgaggaggaagaggacgaagaagaggacACCATGTCACCTGCACCCAAGCGTCGTAAAACTTCAGAGACTACggaaatggaggaggatggcGATTCAGATGACAATCCCGAGTCTGAAGCTCAGGGCTCCGACTTCTTCTCAGAGTCAGATTCCGAGTCGGAAAATGACAGCGAACCCGAAGATGCTGGCGAAAAAGAGCTACAGAAACgtgagaaggaggaaaagaccAGGAAACGACTAGCGGCCAGAAAGGCATACGAGATTCCCACTATGGAGAAACTGGCACGACCCAGAGTCACAGCCCAAGCTGCGGCACGTGCAAGggctgccaaggaggctcgCAAGCCGGTAAAACGGAAAAGCACtactgtggaggagctcatAAATTCGGATCGACGTGTGTCCCGACGATCGACAGCCGTCAAAAacaccaaggaggtgctggagcgACTCAAGGAGCAAGAAGAAAAGCGGGCTGCCTACGTTCCCCgtgagaagaaggtggttAAGAAGCTGACCCAGGCAGAAAGGCTGGCAGAGGCTAAGATCACAGAACAGCAGAACATTGATAGTTTGAATAACTTTTTCCGCCAGGAGGACTTGCGAAAGCAGCGTCAGCGAGAAGCCATGTTGGCCAAGCGAATTCCTTTGAAGTCTTTCATTCGATTCCTCAGTTCGTCAAAGCTCGTAGACCCCATTCCGCTCCCAGGTATTGAAGAGGTGGAAGTGGCCAAGAtaaagaaggaggtggtAAAGGCGACCCCCAAGGTGAACACGGAGGGTGAAAAGGTGGAGGCTGCTGTCACAGAGGGTGCTAATAATGCAGCTGTCCCAACCACGGGGACACCGATTGctgagacacaaacagaagtGAAAGATTCCGTTGAAACAACCGCGGAGTCGACAGACCCCACTGCCGTGCCCGCAGCCGAGCCAACAACAGTTGAACCTACTTCCGAGAATGAAACTATTGCCAAGAATGACGCGAGTGAAgatgtggtgatggtggatGCTCCTAAAGCTGATGCCAATGGATCTACAAAGAGTAAGATGGCCGACGAACCTGactcttctgctgccactgccactgAGTCTCCAGCAGTCaaaaaagaagaggagaCAGCCGCGTCTGCTACAGCAACGCCCGATGCTGCTGCGtctgaagagccagaggcaAACGAAGACAGTGATAGTGATGGAGAGACACCTGCTCCCAAGCCCGCCACAGTCCCCAAGAAGGCAAAAATCACAGTGGAGGGTCCTCAGGAGAAAGTTGGCACCACAGTCGTACAATTGCTGGAGTTTGCTCAGGACCGAAACCTTTCGCGTCCTGAGGTCAAACGGTACCTTTTGGGACCTCAGGCCGTGGTTCCTACTGGTCGTGACTACTCCATCAACAATTGTGTGGTTACTGGAAAGCCTGCGCGGTTCCGAGATTCGAAGTCTAAGGGTCTTTACTACGCCTCTCTGGAAGCGTTTAAGGTGATTGAGACAGTCCGTGAGGGTGGATACAATTGGAACTGGGGTTTAGGTGGTGTCTTTACTGAACATGATGGCGGCAAATGTGCAAAGAATGTACCCGATGGATTTtacatcaagaaggaggagcccaaggatGTGGAGGTCAGCGCAAAGAAGGACGATGAGGGGAATAAAGATGGTAATGATGGTGATAAGGAGGATGGTCAGAAGAATGGCGAGACAGAAGTCAAGAATaacgaggaggacaatAACATGATTGTCGAccacaaaaagaaggaccTAGAGGGTGATGATATCAAGACAGAAGATCCCGAGCTATCTACCTCGTCTCCGTCTGAGGCTCCATCTGGCGTCATAGCATAg
- a CDS encoding uncharacterized protein (Compare to YALI0B15884g, similar to Saccharomyces cerevisiae COQ3 (YOL096C); ancestral locus Anc_3.99, similar to uniprot|O93995 Candida albicans CaCOQ3 Hexaprenyldihydroxybenzoate methyltransferase mitochondrial precursor) → MELSTLFEYIFSCSYPRSSPQCRMKNYHCHTLLKFVQTTGTSTSSNTRMCFEPTCRPKFYISAYRNPVTTIIMNRSTAGRLIRAFHSTARARHGTAGSTSASEEEMKHFKQLAATWWDTNGPQRILHKMNLLRMDFMNENLKVLQQNTSQSAVKPAGVSLDILPDSDPRKTNAIQLTDKKRVLDIGCGGGILAEHMARLPWTSSVDGIDMSPDVLQVAVEHAKKDASLTKKLNYRRIALEDLPRDEKFDIVTMYEVLEHITYPAEFMKHALSKVNPGGWVFLSTINRTPISWFTTIFVAEHLMRLVPPGTHTYSKYINEEEIRDFFATQKDWEFVDSKGCMYVPGCGWVWTPNERMGNYMMAFRKKD, encoded by the coding sequence ATGGAATTGTCAACCTTATTCGAATACATTTTTTCATGTTCATATCCTCGCAGTTCCCCTCAATGTCGTATGAAAAACTACCACTGCCACACCCTGCTGAAGTTCGTTCAAactactggtacaagtaccagcagcaaTACTCGCATGTGCTTTGAACCAACATGCAGACCCAAATTTTATATTTCCGCCTACAGAAACCCCGTCACCACCATAATCATGAACAGAAGCACCGCTGGACGTCTTATCCGAGCATTTCACTCAACTGCCCGAGCGCGACATGGTACTGCCGGCTCTACTTCGGcttccgaggaggaaatgAAGCATTTCAAACAATTGGCTGCCACCTGGTGGGATACTAATGGCCCCCAGCGGATCCTGCACAAGATGAACCTCTTGCGAATGGATTTCATGAACGAGAATCTCAAGGTCCTGCAGCAAAACACCAGCCAGTCAGCTGTTAAACCTGCTGGTGTTTCTCTGGACATTCTACCCGATTCAGACCCACGAAAGACCAACGCTATCCAGCTGACTGACAAGAAGCGTGTGTTGGATATTGGTTGTGGAGGTGGCATTCTTGCAGAACACATGGCCCGTCTGCCATGGACCTCATCGGTCGACGGAATCGACATGTCACCAGATGTGCTCCAAGTCGCTGTGGAGCATGCCAAGAAAGACGCGTCTCtgaccaagaagctcaactACAGACGAATTGCACTGGAGGACCTGCCCAGGGACGAGAAGTTCGACATTGTGACCATGTACGAGGTGCTCGAACATATCACTTATCCTGCCGAATTTATGAAGCATGCCCTGTCCAAGGTAAACCCCGGAGGTTGGGTGTTCCTGTCCACTATTAACCGAACCCCCATCTCGTGGTTCACGACCATCTTTGTGGCCGAGCATCTTATGCGACTGGTGCCTCCCGGAACCCACACCTACTCCAAGTACATCaatgaggaggagatccgGGACTTTTTTGCTACACAAAAAGACTGGGAGTTTGTCGATTCCAAGGGGTGCATGTACGTTCCTGGCTGTGGATGGGTCTGGACTCCCAATGAGCGAATGGGCAACTATATGATGGCTTTTAGAAAGAAGGATTAA
- a CDS encoding uncharacterized protein (Compare to YALI0B15906g, similar to uniprot|P08018 Saccharomyces cerevisiae YJL128c PBS2 tyrosine protein kinase of the MAP kinase kinase family P108.1.f2.4), producing the protein MSSPPSLSDLSLNDRNPDRHPLKGLHEARGIRKVSLHSRSGSVAEEEEPSSTDSNAATASHPPADQLSEVSAETLARIQAIHMSRMSRDRSHSSPPEPEQEQLQQLQDRTPPSWQTQRPHPHVTTDFGPQLTSPEISPFTTASSVPRNSDHSFSQFQTGSLPKSYTGGVIPPGVTASPLNGPLTGPLTGPLTGPLTGGTKPVSRQSSLSSRRGMRLPGSPLVSDDECSQNPAASTPKPMNLHLPDYSKLSYNGDNNGSSSADSRSRESSSSSNASSTSTTPSCALTGGLTGPTVQTGARLPGRLSSQNSIKRKGPGKLSLSGSPSSSPVTPSDGSAVPLPIAKDQAPAQGAPAQGGGLFAQFSKIVDINTGKLNFAGKASLHSEGIDFSGGTSFRINIDELEPLGELGRGNYGTVTKVLHKPTGITMAMKEVKLELDTAKFAQIIMELDILHKCESPYIVDFFGAFFVEGAVYECIEYMDGGSLDKVYAGGVDEPCLAAITDSVVRGLMFLKEEHNIIHRDVKPTNILINTEGKVKLCDFGVSGNLVASKASTVIGCQSYMAPERIHNPDSGNVTYTANSDIWSLGVSILEIAQGSYPYPPEAYNNVFAQLRAIVSGDPPQLAERFSPEARDFVAQCLQKKPYQRPTYQQLLEHPWLKKYRGVDVGMADFVKKALERGKNATSTSNETTPTGTTIPVSRNNPGLVSRDGRNNMVPALHHSFLNNRQ; encoded by the coding sequence ATGAGCTCTCCGCCGTCGCTGTCAGACTTGTCGCTGAACGATCGCAATCCCGATCGCCACCCCCTTAAGGGGCTGCATGAGGCCCGGGGTATCCGTAAGGTGTCATTACACTCGCGCTCAGGCTCTGTGgccgaagaagaagagcctTCCTCCACAGACTCCAATGCTGCTACAGCTTCTCATCCACCAGCTGACCAGTTGTCAGAAGTGTCAGCAGAAACGCTGGCCCGTATCCAGGCCATCCATATGTCGCGAATGAGCAGAGATCGATCCCACTCGTCGCCTCCAGAGCCCGAACAggaacagctccagcaactCCAGGACCGCACCCCGCCGTCGTGGCAGACTCAACGACCCCACccccacgtgaccaccgACTTTGGCCCACAGCTGACCTCACCAGAAATTTCGCCCTTCACCACAGCGTCGTCTGTGCCTCGAAATTCAGACCATAGCTTCTCTCAGTTCCAGACCGGCTCCTTGCCTAAATCCTACACAGGTGGTGTCATCCCCCCTGGCGTTACTGCCAGTCCTCTCAACGGCCCTCTCACCGGACCGCTGACTGGACCGCTCACCGGACCTCTGACTGGAGGAACCAAGCCAGTCTCAAGACAAtcgtcgctgtcgtcgCGACGAGGCATGAGACTGCCAGGATCCCCTCTCGtctctgacgacgagtGCAGCCAAAACCCGGCTGCCTCCACCCCTAAACCCATGAATTTGCATTTACCCGACTACTCCAAGCTCAGCTACAATGGTGACAACAATGGTAGTTCTTCGGCAGATAGCCGATCTCGCGagagctcctcgtcctccaaCGCAtcatccacctccaccacacCCTCCTGTGCCCTCACAGGTGGACTCACAGGTCCTACCGTTCAGACAGGAGCCCGTCTTCCCGGCCGACTATCGTCGCAAAACTCCATCAAGCGAAAGGGCCCCGGAAAGCTGTCGCTCAGCGGGTCGCCCAGCAGTAGTCCTGTGACTCCATCCGATGGAAGTGCTGTCCCCCTGCCCATTGCCAAAGACCAGGCTCCAGCCCAGGGAGCCCCTGCTCAGGGAGGCGGTCTGTTTGCACAGTTTTCAAAGATCGTCGACATCAACACGGGAAAACTCAACTTTGCTGGAAAGGCCAGCTTGCATTCGGAAGGTATCGACTTCTCGGGAGGTACGTCGTTCCGAATCAACattgacgagctggagccTCTGGGAGAGCTGGGACGAGGCAACTACGGAACTGTTACAAAGGTGCTGCATAAGCCCACAGGTATCACCATGGCAATGAAGGAGGTaaagctggagctggacaCCGCCAAATTTGCCCAGATAATTATGGAGCTGGATATTCTACACAAGTGCGAGTCTCCATACATTGTCGACTTTTTCGGCGCCTTCTTTGTAGAGGGAGCTGTTTACGAATGCATTGAGTACATGGACGGAGGATCACTGGACAAGGTGTATGCAGGAGGTGTGGATGAGCCCTGCTTGGCTGCCATCACCGACAGTGTGGTTCGGGGTCTTATGTTcctgaaggaggagcacaATATTATCCACAGAGATGTCAAGCCCACGAATATTCTCATCAACACCGAAGGAAAGGTCAAGTTGTGTGATTTCGGAGTGTCCGGCAACCTCGTTGCATCCAAGGCATCCACTGTGATCGGATGCCAGTCATACATGGCACCCGAGCGTATCCACAACCCCGATTCTGGCAACGTGACATACACTGCCAATTCTGACATTTGGAGTTTGGGCGTAAGTATCCTGGAAATCGCCCAAGGCTCATACCCTTACCCTCCTGAAGCATACAACAATGTTTTCGCCCAGTTGCGAGCCATTGTGTCTGGTGATCCCCCTCAGCTTGCCGAGCGGTTCTCTCCTGAGGCACGGGACTTTGTTGCCCAGTGtctgcagaagaagccctACCAGCGGCCCACTTACCAGCAGTTACTGGAGCATCCCTGGCTCAAGAAGTACCGGGGCGTGGACGTTGGCATGGCCGATTTCGTGAAGAAGGCCCTGGAACGTGGTAAGAACGCCACTTCCACTTCCAACGAGACCACCCCAACGGGCACCACTATCCCTGTGTCCCGCAACAACCCTGGTTTGGTTTCCCGTGACGGACGAAACAACATGGTTCCTGCTTTGCATCATAGCTTCCTCAACAATAGACAATAA